GGCAAAGCCCTTTGACTGCTTATCATCAGGCAAATAGCCGGTCAAAATACGTTTGACGATAAAGCCATTAGACAGCTGAAATGATAATGCAGGGTCGTGAATCTCACGCGCTTCAACCGCTTCGATATATTCACCCGGTGTTAAGTCTTGGTGGTCATAATATTTTGGAATACGACCGCCGGCAAGAATAGCGCGGAAGTTTAGCTGTCGGCACAGCTCTTTACGGGCATCATAAAGCCTGCGACCTAAGCGATAACCGCGATAATCAGGATCAATCAGCGCATCTAAACCATAAATGGCATCGCCTTTCGGATTGTCGCGGATAATCTCTTTTTGCCCGATTAAATCATCATAGGTATGCGGATTCGAAAACTTTGTATAATCAACGCGCATTGATAACACAATACCAATCAATTGGTCGTGGTCAAATAAGGCAATTTGCCCTTCTGGAAAGGCATCAATTAACGTATTAATGGTGGTTTTTGACCATGAACCGCCCAAATTGGCATACACACGATCCATCAAAGCTTTTAATTGCGGATAATCTTTTTTCTTAATTTCAGCAATGGTGAGATGAAAGTCGTCGATTTTCTCAATTTTACTCATAGTATTCCTGTTTTAGCGGTTTGCGTGTCTCATGCTATTAGCAGCGCTATTACTCAATACATCGACACAGCTTTTTGTAAATTTAAATGGTTGTAAAGGCAAATGTTATAGACACAAAATTATCAGCGCGGTCATAGTTGTCAATGTCTGTGATTAATGACTAAGCTATTCCATAAGCGCGTAAGTTGCGACCTTAAAAAGATATCAATAGCGTCCTATTAAAGTTACACTATTCTAACGTTTACAATAGTTTGGAAGAATTATAGCTTCGTTACTGCCAACATTCTAAGTGATTGCCTACGTCCGCTATGATAACAAGCTTGAGTCGTATTAAAAGTGCAACGTAGTAAATATTTACTATGTTTTTGTGAGCTTTGGCAACGTTATTTTATCATTACCTATATTTCAATCCTCTGATTTGGATATTTTATATTTAAGTATTTGTATTTTTGAGTCGCTAATTTTGGCGGCTGTTTAGGATTATCGTTTTATGCCATTAGGTGATATAAACACGCTCAGTACCTTAGCAAAAATAGATGAGTCAGCCTTGATTCAGTTGGTGTATGTGAGCAGTTTGACAGTAGTAGGACGTTTGAATACCGCGATATTTGAGCAAGTAGAAGGCAGTGCCCGCGCTTATAATAGTCAGCAAGGGATTACGGGTATTTTATGCTACGGTAATGGACAGTTTTTGCAGTGTATTGAGGGTAAAAAATCAAAGATTTTAACGCTACAAAAAAGTATTTTTGCGGATAAACGCCATAAAAATTTGAAGGTGCTATCACTACAAGCCATTGATGAGCGTAGCTTTTCTGATTGGCGTATGCGACTGTTATTTTTAGAGCGTTGGCTGTGGTCACCTGCTACCAAGCAACAAGCGACCCAGCTTTCACCGTTTCTCCCTTTTGCGCCGCACGGTTGGTCGCCTGAACGTACGGTAAAGTTTTTACAAATTATCCAAGACTTTGATACGCCGCCACACATTCAAGCGGCAGGTATTACTTATAATGCGCTTGGTAATATGTTCCGCCATATTGCTGCCCCGCACCAAGCTTTTTTAATCGTACAAAGCTTTTTAACGTTGCTCATTATCGTTGCGATAATACTGCTATTTTTATAAATCATTCTTACTGTGTATTTTTAGATTCATATCTCGTTTATTCTAAGCACCATAAAAAAGACGCCCAGTATCCATACTGAGTGTCTTTTTTAATTACCCTTTAAAAAAACTCACTCCACATCAAAAATCTTCCCACGATTCATAATATTATTCGGATCAAACACCTTCTTAATCTCCTTCAAATACTCAATCTCCGTTTCACTGCGGCTATAGTGCAAATACGGCTTCTTCGTCATACCCACCCCATGCTCTGCTGAGACTGAACCACCATACTTTTGCACCGTTTCAAACACATATTTATTAACCACCTGACATGCCGCAAAGAAATCATCCTTGCTCAAAGTTTCAGGTTTGAGAATATTTAAATGCAAATTACCATCGCCGATATGCCCAAACCAACACACTTCAAAGTCAGGATAATTGGTGCTGACAATATGGTCAATGTCATTGATAAATGCTGGGACGTGAGTAATTAACACTGACACATCGTTCTTATAAGGCGTAAACACCGAAATAGTTTCTGAGATATACTCACGCAGCTTCCATAACTCCTGAGCTTGAGCGATGCTTTGGCTCATCACCCCATCGACCACCCAGCCTTGCTCCATGCAGTCTTCGAAGATTGCCATCGCCTTATCCATGATGGGCTCATACGGCGCTTCAAACTCTAATAAAGTATAGAACTTAGTACGGGATTCAAACGGCTCTTGTACTTGACCATGCGCCATCAGCTTATCAATCGCCACACTGTCAAAGAATTCAAAGGCGGTCAGGTCAATCTTGGCTTGAAACGCGGATAATACATTCATTACATCAGAGAAGTTATCCATGCCCAGTACCATGACGGTTAAGTCTTGCGGTGGACGTTCCAGTTTAATTTGGGCATGGGTGACTAAACCAAGTGTGCCTTCACTACCGATAAACAAGTGACGCAAATCATAACCAGTGGCATTTTTCACCATACCGCGATTGAGCTGTAAGATATCCCCTTTGCCTGTCACCACAGTTAAGCCCATAATCCATTGACGGGTCATGCCATAACGGATGACTTTAATGCCACCGGCATTGGTGCCGATGTTGCCACCCATTTGACTGGAGCCTGCTGAGGCGAAGTCAACCGGATAGTAAAGGTCGTGAGATTCCGCAAAGGCTTGCAGTTGCTCAGTGACCACACCGGCTTCAATCTCAACCATACGGTCGGCAGGATAAAAGGTGCCGATTTGATTCATTTTGTCCATGCTGACGACAATCTCGCCATTGGCGGCAACAGCTCCGGCTGAGAGTCCAGTACGACCGCCACTTGGGGTGAGGACGACGTGATGCTCATTGGCAAGTAAGACTAAGGCTTGGACTTGTTCGGTGGTTTTAGGAAAGACGATGGCAGAAGGCGCAGGCGCAAAGTGCTTCGTCCAATCCTTGCCCCAGTGCTCTAAACTCTCAAGGTCGGTGCGGATTTGAGCGGGGTCGAACTGATGTTGCGTCACCAAACTATCAAGAATGGCTTGAACGGCGGCAGTATTATTACAGATAATGGGTGCAGTCATGATAGTCTCGGTTGTGAATCCTAATTTTGAAATGCTTGGCTTGAATCTAACAGTATGAATATAAAAGCATAAATATAAAAATAATTGTGACGATGTTCTTAGAACAGGATTGCTACAGCTATATATTATCAAAAAGCTGAAGTCCTAACGCTAATAACAGAAAGTAGTCTAACGCGAATACTATTCTACCGCTAGCTTATATCTTCTAAGTAAGTGAGATGGAATGTCTTATTATGGTATAAAATAGTAACGTTTTATTTGTTAGTATTCCCTACATTAGTGCTTAATTTTGTGTAATATAAAGAGCTCATTCTCGTTTTATTCATCGCAGACTATTTATAAACTAGTTATAGGACAGGTCTCACATGGCATTATCATTAGAAAAAGACAAAATCCGGTTTTTATTGCTTGAAGGTCTGCATGAGAACGCCTTGAAAGTATTGCAAGGTGCGGGCTATAACAATATCGAATCACTCAGCCATGCGCTCGATCAAGATGAGCTGATTGAAAAAATTAAAGATGCGCATTTTGTTGGTATTCGCTCGCGGACGCAACTGACGCGTGAAGTGTTAGAGCAAGCGCAAAAGCTCATTGGTATTGGTTGCTTCTGTATCGGCACGAACCAAGTTGATCTTGACGCAGCACGTGAGTTGGGCGTTCCCGTTTTTAATGCGCCATATTCTAATACGCGCTCAGTTGCTGAGCTGGTGCTTGCCGAAGCCATTATGCTGTATCGTGGTATTCCTGAGAAAAGTGCTACGGTGCATCGCGGCGGTTGGGGCAAGTCTGCTAAAGACTCGCATGAAGTACGCGGCAAAACCATCGGTATTGTCGGTTATGGCTCTATTGGCTCACAGCTGTCGGTATTGGCAGAAAGCTTCGGTATGAAAGTCATTTATCATGACGTGGTGACCAAATTGCCATTGGGTAATGCGCATCAAGTGGGCAGCTTAAATGAGCTATTGGCACAAGCGGACATCGTTACCTTGCATGTGCCTGATGAGCCAAGCACGCGCTATATGATGAAAGCTGAGCAGTTTGCACAAATGAAAGAGGGCAGCCATTTTATTAATGCAGCACGTGGCACCTGTGTCGATATTGATGATTTAGCAGCAGCGCTTGAATCTGGTAAAATCTTAGGCGCTGCAATTGATGTGTTCCCAAAAGAGCCTAAATCTGCCGATGAAGAGTTTGAATCACCGCTGCGTAAGTTTGATAATGTCATCTTGACGCCACACATTGGCGGTTCAACTCAAGAGGCACAAGCCAATATCGGTCTAGAAGTGGCGGAGAAATTTGTGCGTTATTCTGACCATGGTGATACCGTTACTGCTGTGAACTTCCCTGAAGTGTCTATTCCATTCAAGGTAGGCACTCATCGTCTATTGCACATTCACCATA
This genomic window from Psychrobacter urativorans contains:
- a CDS encoding BLUF domain-containing protein; translated protein: MPLGDINTLSTLAKIDESALIQLVYVSSLTVVGRLNTAIFEQVEGSARAYNSQQGITGILCYGNGQFLQCIEGKKSKILTLQKSIFADKRHKNLKVLSLQAIDERSFSDWRMRLLFLERWLWSPATKQQATQLSPFLPFAPHGWSPERTVKFLQIIQDFDTPPHIQAAGITYNALGNMFRHIAAPHQAFLIVQSFLTLLIIVAIILLFL
- a CDS encoding FAD-binding oxidoreductase, coding for MTAPIICNNTAAVQAILDSLVTQHQFDPAQIRTDLESLEHWGKDWTKHFAPAPSAIVFPKTTEQVQALVLLANEHHVVLTPSGGRTGLSAGAVAANGEIVVSMDKMNQIGTFYPADRMVEIEAGVVTEQLQAFAESHDLYYPVDFASAGSSQMGGNIGTNAGGIKVIRYGMTRQWIMGLTVVTGKGDILQLNRGMVKNATGYDLRHLFIGSEGTLGLVTHAQIKLERPPQDLTVMVLGMDNFSDVMNVLSAFQAKIDLTAFEFFDSVAIDKLMAHGQVQEPFESRTKFYTLLEFEAPYEPIMDKAMAIFEDCMEQGWVVDGVMSQSIAQAQELWKLREYISETISVFTPYKNDVSVLITHVPAFINDIDHIVSTNYPDFEVCWFGHIGDGNLHLNILKPETLSKDDFFAACQVVNKYVFETVQKYGGSVSAEHGVGMTKKPYLHYSRSETEIEYLKEIKKVFDPNNIMNRGKIFDVE
- the serA gene encoding phosphoglycerate dehydrogenase, with protein sequence MALSLEKDKIRFLLLEGLHENALKVLQGAGYNNIESLSHALDQDELIEKIKDAHFVGIRSRTQLTREVLEQAQKLIGIGCFCIGTNQVDLDAARELGVPVFNAPYSNTRSVAELVLAEAIMLYRGIPEKSATVHRGGWGKSAKDSHEVRGKTIGIVGYGSIGSQLSVLAESFGMKVIYHDVVTKLPLGNAHQVGSLNELLAQADIVTLHVPDEPSTRYMMKAEQFAQMKEGSHFINAARGTCVDIDDLAAALESGKILGAAIDVFPKEPKSADEEFESPLRKFDNVILTPHIGGSTQEAQANIGLEVAEKFVRYSDHGDTVTAVNFPEVSIPFKVGTHRLLHIHHNVPGVLSQINRLFAEAHINILAQSLMTEGDIGYLMMDVDYHDSDAALDQLKDVPETIRVRVLY